Within Candidatus Zixiibacteriota bacterium, the genomic segment CCCGACAGCACGCCGACGGTGTCGCCGTCAAACTGCATGCCGTAGGGCAGATCGCCGCCCCAGAGATTCCAGTGATACGGCTCGACGCCGCCGACCGCCTCGAATTTGAGATAGTACGGCACGCCGAATTCGGCATCGGGACAGACGGTGGTGACGGCGTGCATCGTAAACGGCACCTGGACGGCATCGCGAAGAATCCACTGTTGCGGGTCAAATTGCACGGCGGTCACCGAATCGGTCAAGTGGATGCGATAGACCTGCTCCCACCATTGGTTGAAGACCGACGTATCGCGGGCGCCGGCGGTGGTATTCAGGTGCAGCCGAACCGGCATCTGGAAGAGCGGATAGAGCTGCTGAACCTGTTCGATGCAGAGATCCAGATTGTAACCGCCGCCGGGGTCGGGGGAGCACTGCCAGGAGTATTCATAGCTGGGGTGGCCGTTGCCGTAAATCCACTCATTGAAGAACCAGCTCATGTCGCGGCCGACACTGGCAGAGATTGACGCGGAGAGATCCTCCGTCGTGGCGGAGCCGTAGCGGAATGGTCCGCCGGTCCATTCCTTGATCGCGCGGAAGAAGGTGGAATCACCGAGGACACCGCGCAGCATGTGCACAACCCAGGCGCCCTTGTTGTACGATAGGTTGCCATCGAAGATGACTTCAGTCAGCGGATCTTCGACATAGATTGTACCCTCACCCATGTACTTCAGCGTTTGCATGTGATTGAGGTATGCCTGCAAGCTGCCGTAAGCGCCTTCGTAGAAGATCGCTTCGGAAAAAGTTCCGAAACCCTCGTTGATCCAAATATGATGGAAGGTCTTGCAGGTGATCATGTCGCCCCACCACTGATGCGCGTTCTCGTGAATCAGCAGGTATTCGGGATCGTAAAAGGAAAACGGGTCGTGGAACGAGCAGGTCTGGTGCTCCATGGTGCCGTAGATGCCGCAGTTGACGTTCGCGAGTTTCTCATTGACAAAGGGGTAGATGCCGAAGGCGTCGCTGTAGATGTTGAGCATCGGTATCGTCAGCGTATCGAACAGGGTGATGTAATTCCAGGCGTTGGGGAAGGCGTAGCTATAGACCGGCATGGAATGACCATCGTAGTTCCAAGTGTTCTGATCGATGACGAAGTTGGCTACCGACAGTGCCACCAGGTAGGTCGTGATCGGGTAACGATGTTTCCAGTGAAAGAGGCGCCGGCCACCGCCGAGATCGGTGTTGGACAGCATGACGCCGTTGGTGGCGGCCGTCATGGTGGCAGGACATTCGATCCAGAGCTCGACGGAATCAGCTTTATCTTCGGGAGTGTCCTTGCACGGCCACCAGTTGCGGGAGCCAAAGGGTTCGGTGGCGGTCCAGCAGACGAGATTACCGTTATTGTTCATGAAGCCCATACCGCCATCGGTGTAGCCATAGCCAGAATAGGGTTGGCCATGGTAGTAGACGTTCATGGAGAATCTCTGCCCGGCCGGTTGCGGTACCGGCATCGTGATGCTGAGAACGGAGCCGACATGGCTGCGCATTGCCGTCTGACCATTGACCTTGACGGAATCGACGATCAGCTGATTGATCAGGTCGAGGTCGACAACGGATAGGTTGTTGACCCGCGACTCGATCTGATAGTCGATCGCGGCAACGATCGACTCGGTGGTGAAATTGATGCTGACGTGGATGCCGTAGTACTTGACATCGTAATCGGTTTGATTTGCATTGAGCAGGCGCGCTTGATTGACAAGGCCGCGTTTGACGGCCAGTTCACGGCGCTCGCTTTCGAGGCGATAGTACTCCCGGCGGCGGGCTTGTTCGGCAGCGATCTGCTCTGAGCTCAGGTGACGGGGATCGTAGCGAGCCGGCTGAGCGAAGCCGGCGGACGCCAGGACGAAGACAACAAGGAAAGCGACTCTGATTAGCATGACTCCTCCGGCAAGTACGACGCTAATATACACAAAGTTGTCAAATTTGCGACGGGCAATTTGGGGGAAGAGCCCGATTCAACAAATCGGAGAGCGGATCGTCATGAGGAATGACCGCGACTTCCCGACGAGCCGAGCAACTTCATGAGGGCCAAAATGTTCAAGCGATTTCTGCCGCTGGCGGCGATTGGTGTGGTGGTGCTGATGGCCTGCGGCTGTGCGCAGCGCAAGATGACGCGTTTCGAGATCGACTACATGGTGCTGGAGGCCGACCGGTTGGTCGTTCTCGAGGACCTCGACAGCGCAGCCATTCTGCTGAACGAGCTGGCGCTGCGCAACCCGCGCGACACGATGCTGCTGTTACGACAGGGGCTAATCAACCGCGAGTTGGAGACGGTAGAGGGGCGGCGCAAGTCGGAGACGGCGCTGAAGCGACTGGTGGAAATGTACCCCAAGAATCCACAGTATCACATCGAGTTGGCCAAGACCCTGATTGCCCAGAGCTACGAAATGCAGGGGCGCGGCGAATTGGCGCGGGCCATTGAATTGGAGCCGGACGATGAAACGCCCTACCTGATGTTGGCCGATTTGTACCGACGCCCGTACTTCCTCAACGATTTTGAGGATCGGCGCGATTCGGCAATCGTGGTGTTGAAAGACCTTGTCGGGCGGAAACCGAACTCGCTTGCAGGCCTGGTCCGGCTGGCGGAGGTCTACGGCGTCAGCGGGAAGCTGGACAGCGCGGAGGTGTTTGCGCAGCGGGCGTATTGGCTCGATACGCTGGCAGTGCGGACAAATCTGGCGCTGGGGTATATCCACTACGGCAAGCGCAACTTCGACGAGGCCGCCGCCAACTTTGCCATCGCGCTGGCCGGGATGACCGATCGCGAGCGCGGCGGATTTGAATCGCTGGAATATCTGGTGTCGCCGCAACATTGGTCCGCAGTGAAGCAACTGAGCCTATCACGGATGGACTCGCTGCGGATGGCATT encodes:
- a CDS encoding M1 family metallopeptidase, which encodes MLIRVAFLVVFVLASAGFAQPARYDPRHLSSEQIAAEQARRREYYRLESERRELAVKRGLVNQARLLNANQTDYDVKYYGIHVSINFTTESIVAAIDYQIESRVNNLSVVDLDLINQLIVDSVKVNGQTAMRSHVGSVLSITMPVPQPAGQRFSMNVYYHGQPYSGYGYTDGGMGFMNNNGNLVCWTATEPFGSRNWWPCKDTPEDKADSVELWIECPATMTAATNGVMLSNTDLGGGRRLFHWKHRYPITTYLVALSVANFVIDQNTWNYDGHSMPVYSYAFPNAWNYITLFDTLTIPMLNIYSDAFGIYPFVNEKLANVNCGIYGTMEHQTCSFHDPFSFYDPEYLLIHENAHQWWGDMITCKTFHHIWINEGFGTFSEAIFYEGAYGSLQAYLNHMQTLKYMGEGTIYVEDPLTEVIFDGNLSYNKGAWVVHMLRGVLGDSTFFRAIKEWTGGPFRYGSATTEDLSASISASVGRDMSWFFNEWIYGNGHPSYEYSWQCSPDPGGGYNLDLCIEQVQQLYPLFQMPVRLHLNTTAGARDTSVFNQWWEQVYRIHLTDSVTAVQFDPQQWILRDAVQVPFTMHAVTTVCPDAEFGVPYYLKFEAVGGVEPYHWNLWGGDLPYGMQFDGDTVGVLSG